One Micromonospora sp. FIMYZ51 genomic window carries:
- a CDS encoding terpene synthase, translated as MRSFAIAALREPPFSSLRHDDTERVAGESADWAQSLGLISNGHRLRRADAAGLAGRACPQAPLDGLRLLTDLISWLFVMDDACDEDGLGSDPTRLAPAVADLLDVLDNQRGRVPVPARAAGPLAPALADLCRRIRAHRRPAVLLRFTAGMREYLLALLWEAANREHDRIPPVAEYVQLRRHTGAVYPSLTLTDLASNGFPPAARRAEPGWATLESLVVDLVCWCNDVFSYRKEHRVRPDAHNLITVLTRELGDESLALRAAADRFNERLGAYLSTEQRLLVTHGDAVRPALAARRNWIRATYDWSRAAERYA; from the coding sequence ATGCGAAGCTTTGCGATCGCGGCACTGCGGGAACCCCCCTTCTCCAGCCTCCGACACGACGATACGGAGCGCGTCGCTGGGGAGAGTGCGGACTGGGCGCAGAGTCTTGGCCTGATCAGTAACGGTCACCGCCTGCGTCGGGCCGATGCCGCTGGGCTCGCCGGACGGGCCTGCCCGCAGGCGCCGCTGGACGGGCTACGACTACTTACCGACCTGATCTCCTGGCTGTTCGTGATGGACGACGCCTGCGACGAGGACGGCCTGGGCAGCGATCCGACCCGGCTGGCACCCGCCGTGGCGGACCTGCTGGACGTGCTCGACAACCAACGCGGGCGGGTTCCGGTGCCGGCCCGGGCCGCCGGCCCGTTGGCTCCCGCCCTGGCCGATCTGTGTCGGCGCATCCGCGCCCACCGCCGACCGGCCGTGTTGCTGCGCTTCACCGCCGGCATGCGCGAGTACCTGCTCGCGCTCCTGTGGGAGGCGGCCAACCGGGAGCACGACCGGATCCCGCCGGTAGCCGAATACGTCCAGTTGCGCCGGCACACCGGTGCCGTCTACCCCAGCCTCACCCTCACGGACCTGGCTTCGAACGGTTTTCCGCCGGCCGCCCGTCGGGCCGAACCGGGTTGGGCCACGCTGGAGTCGCTCGTCGTGGACCTGGTCTGCTGGTGCAACGACGTCTTCTCCTATCGCAAGGAGCACCGGGTCCGGCCCGACGCGCATAATCTGATCACCGTGCTGACCCGGGAACTCGGCGACGAGTCGCTGGCGCTACGGGCCGCCGCCGACCGGTTCAACGAGCGGCTCGGCGCGTACCTGAGCACCGAGCAGCGGCTGTTGGTCACCCACGGTGACGCGGTACGGCCGGCGTTGGCGGCCCGGCGGAACTGGATTCGGGCCACCTACGACTGGTCTCGGGCGGCGGAACGGTACGCCTGA
- a CDS encoding long-chain fatty acid--CoA ligase, translating to MALDVPYRSIPDMFLKRVAATPDRRAFAHPGPDDSPVWLTWAQVAQRAKAIAAGLHGLGVGQEDPVAILASTRLEWVLADFGIMCASGSTTTVYPTTEPQDAIYILADSGSKVLFAEDPGQAAKIAGAALPALTHVVLFDGAADPAAAVPQLTLAELEEQGARRLAEDPELIDRLVAGIGPEHLATLIYTSGTTGRPKGVELLHGGWCWEGVAQEAMGLLREDDLQYLWLPLSHSFGKTLLCGTTHVGMPTYVDGRVDKLVELLSVVRPTLMCGAPRVFEKVYNKSVTTARDAGGAKAKIFAWAVGVGKEKVALEQAGKPVPGGLKLKYAVAEKLVFSKLQARLGGRMRVLVSGAAPLSPEIATFFSAANLPISEGYGLTESSAGNFVNPPEAIRIGTVGRAMGDLECRIDTDGEVLIKGRPVMRGYHNLPEETAAAFTEDGFFRTGDIGSLDDDGYLRITDRKKDLVKTSGGKYVAPSHIEGMFKATCPYTSQAVVIGQARNYCTMLVTLDPDAITGWAAGTPLEGRPYAEIVASPEAQAMVEEYVAQLNSKLNRWETIKKVTILPRDLTIEDGEITPSLKIKRRGVESNFSAEIDKMYAGTVAEI from the coding sequence ATGGCTCTCGATGTACCGTACCGTTCCATTCCTGACATGTTCCTCAAGCGCGTGGCGGCGACCCCCGACCGCCGCGCCTTTGCCCACCCCGGGCCTGATGACTCGCCGGTCTGGCTGACCTGGGCGCAGGTCGCCCAACGGGCCAAGGCGATCGCCGCCGGCCTGCACGGCCTGGGCGTCGGTCAGGAGGATCCGGTGGCGATCCTGGCCAGCACCCGGCTGGAGTGGGTGCTCGCCGATTTCGGCATCATGTGCGCCAGCGGCTCCACCACCACCGTGTACCCGACCACCGAGCCGCAGGACGCCATATACATCCTCGCCGACTCCGGCTCGAAGGTGCTGTTCGCGGAGGACCCGGGCCAGGCGGCGAAGATCGCCGGGGCGGCACTGCCCGCGCTGACCCACGTGGTCCTCTTCGACGGCGCCGCCGATCCGGCCGCCGCGGTCCCCCAGCTGACCCTGGCCGAGTTGGAGGAGCAGGGCGCCCGCCGGCTCGCCGAGGACCCGGAACTGATCGACCGGCTGGTGGCCGGCATCGGCCCGGAGCACCTGGCCACCCTGATCTACACCTCCGGCACCACCGGGCGTCCCAAGGGCGTCGAGCTGCTGCACGGCGGCTGGTGCTGGGAGGGCGTGGCGCAGGAGGCGATGGGGCTGCTGCGCGAGGACGACCTCCAGTACCTCTGGTTGCCGCTGTCCCACTCGTTCGGCAAGACCCTGCTCTGCGGCACCACCCACGTCGGCATGCCCACCTACGTCGACGGCCGGGTGGACAAGCTCGTCGAACTCCTCTCGGTGGTCCGGCCGACGCTCATGTGCGGAGCGCCCCGGGTCTTCGAGAAGGTCTACAACAAGTCGGTGACCACCGCGCGCGACGCCGGTGGCGCCAAGGCCAAGATCTTCGCCTGGGCCGTCGGGGTGGGCAAGGAGAAGGTCGCCCTGGAGCAGGCCGGCAAGCCGGTACCGGGCGGGCTGAAGCTCAAGTACGCGGTGGCCGAGAAGCTGGTCTTCAGCAAGCTTCAGGCCCGCCTCGGCGGGCGGATGCGGGTGCTGGTTTCCGGCGCCGCCCCGCTCAGCCCCGAGATCGCCACCTTCTTCTCCGCGGCGAACCTGCCGATCTCCGAGGGTTACGGGCTCACCGAATCCAGCGCCGGCAACTTCGTCAACCCGCCGGAGGCGATTCGGATCGGCACCGTCGGCCGGGCAATGGGCGACCTGGAGTGCCGCATCGACACCGACGGGGAGGTCCTGATCAAGGGTCGGCCGGTGATGCGCGGCTACCACAACCTGCCGGAGGAGACCGCCGCCGCGTTCACCGAGGACGGCTTCTTCCGTACCGGTGACATCGGCAGCCTCGACGACGACGGCTACCTGCGGATCACCGACCGGAAGAAGGACCTGGTCAAGACCTCCGGCGGCAAGTACGTCGCGCCCTCGCACATCGAGGGGATGTTCAAGGCGACCTGCCCGTACACCTCCCAGGCGGTGGTCATCGGCCAGGCCCGCAACTACTGCACCATGCTCGTCACCCTGGACCCGGACGCCATCACCGGCTGGGCCGCCGGCACCCCGCTGGAGGGCCGTCCGTACGCCGAGATCGTCGCCTCGCCGGAGGCGCAGGCCATGGTCGAGGAGTACGTCGCCCAGCTGAACAGCAAGCTCAACCGCTGGGAGACCATCAAGAAGGTCACCATCCTGCCCCGCGACCTGACCATCGAGGACGGCGAGATCACCCCGTCGCTGAAGATCAAGCGCCGTGGGGTGGAGAGCAACTTCTCCGCCGAGATCGACAAGATGTACGCCGGCACGGTCGCCGAGATCTGA
- a CDS encoding low temperature requirement protein A: MRLSRGVQPSAPGSRATRLELFYDLVFVFAFIQVTTLTAGNATPRGLVQCLVVLGLLWWAWSGFVVIGNLVRTDQGVLPFVAFATVAGAFVFTLAMPQAFRSQPGGLSGPLVFAMCYFLVRALQVAVLGWLASGDRERRRRFVVVLVSSRGLLVGGLVLAAALLPQRLAGETWEIGLRLTLWIVALVVEYGTALFLSGTGGTLLSAGHWAERHAQIVLVALGETIIALGLGAGFVVELPLNWLVIISGLLGVAVVAALWWAYFDTLALALEQALHRTREPKARSALARDAYTYLHLPLVAGPILFALGLKRLLTGTAEPVNPAGDLLPGFELLVLHGGAALYLLTLVALGWRALRVWRWPTIAGVAVLVLLLPVAARVPELAALGLLTAVVLTTIVAQTVVDAPLRRQVREVAMAEQLAAEAEQTTWRGQHL, encoded by the coding sequence ATACGCTTGTCGCGCGGCGTGCAACCCAGCGCCCCCGGGTCCCGCGCGACCCGCCTGGAACTCTTCTACGACCTGGTATTCGTCTTCGCCTTCATCCAGGTCACCACGCTCACCGCCGGTAACGCCACGCCGCGCGGGCTGGTCCAGTGCCTGGTCGTGCTGGGCCTGCTCTGGTGGGCCTGGAGCGGCTTCGTGGTGATCGGCAACCTGGTCCGCACCGACCAGGGCGTCCTGCCCTTCGTCGCGTTCGCCACCGTGGCCGGGGCGTTCGTGTTCACCCTGGCCATGCCGCAGGCGTTCCGCAGCCAACCCGGCGGGCTGTCCGGGCCGCTGGTCTTCGCGATGTGCTACTTCCTGGTCCGCGCCCTCCAGGTGGCGGTCCTCGGCTGGCTGGCCAGCGGCGACCGCGAGCGGCGTCGCCGCTTCGTGGTCGTGCTCGTGTCCAGTCGGGGGTTGCTGGTCGGCGGGTTGGTCCTCGCCGCCGCGCTGCTGCCGCAGCGACTGGCCGGCGAGACGTGGGAGATCGGGCTGCGGCTGACGCTGTGGATCGTCGCGCTCGTCGTCGAGTACGGGACAGCCCTGTTCCTGAGCGGTACCGGCGGAACGCTGCTCTCGGCCGGGCACTGGGCGGAGCGGCACGCCCAGATCGTGCTGGTGGCGCTCGGCGAGACGATCATCGCGCTCGGGCTGGGCGCCGGCTTCGTCGTCGAGTTGCCGCTGAACTGGCTGGTGATCATCTCGGGGTTGCTCGGCGTGGCGGTGGTCGCCGCGCTGTGGTGGGCGTACTTCGACACCCTGGCGCTGGCCCTGGAACAGGCGCTGCACCGCACCCGGGAGCCGAAGGCCCGGTCCGCGCTGGCCCGCGACGCCTACACCTACCTGCACCTGCCGCTGGTGGCCGGCCCGATCCTGTTTGCCCTGGGGCTGAAACGGCTGCTCACCGGTACCGCCGAGCCGGTGAACCCGGCCGGTGACCTGCTGCCCGGGTTCGAGTTGCTGGTGCTGCACGGCGGGGCCGCGCTCTACCTGCTGACCCTGGTGGCGCTCGGCTGGCGGGCGCTGCGGGTGTGGCGCTGGCCGACGATCGCCGGAGTGGCCGTGCTGGTGCTGCTGCTGCCGGTGGCCGCCCGGGTGCCGGAACTAGCGGCCTTGGGGCTGCTCACGGCCGTCGTGCTGACGACGATCGTGGCGCAGACGGTGGTGGACGCGCCGTTGCGCCGGCAGGTCCGCGAGGTGGCGATGGCCGAGCAACTCGCCGCCGAGGCGGAGCAGACCACCTGGCGGGGACAGCACCTGTGA
- a CDS encoding PLP-dependent aminotransferase family protein, with protein MTSQVRGVQLARLLGQWHALPGRRRSPDYAALAGAVRGLLADGRLPLGVRLPAERDLAEALRISRTTVTAAYRELRDSGHLASRRGAGSWTMLPGTHRVAPNGLWTPIDDREMLDLGVAALAAPPELLPAARAAAEDLPRHLGGAGYHPIGIIELREAVAQAYTARGLPTSPDQIMVTNGTQHALDLVLRLGLAPGGSVLVESPSYPNALAALAARRARITTHGLAADPSGWDADLLLGSLRQVRPRLAYLIPDFQNPTGHLMPAALRERLVATAHAVGTDLVIDESFVDLPLDGTELPPPTASFDRHCRVVSIGGMSKPYWGGLRIGWIRASAPQVQRLAAARVGVDMASPVLDQLVAVHLLAAAPAIVAARRAQLAMQRDALLGALAERLPEWRVTVPRGGVTLWAELDGPISSALARAAEEVGVRLAPGPRFGLDGTLERFLRLPFTLPAGDLVEAVGRIAAVRYDLDRAGVPRWREPSVIA; from the coding sequence ATGACAAGTCAGGTGCGCGGGGTCCAATTGGCTCGACTGCTCGGGCAGTGGCACGCGCTGCCCGGCCGCCGGCGCAGCCCGGACTACGCGGCGTTGGCCGGCGCCGTCCGCGGCCTGCTCGCCGACGGCCGGCTGCCGTTGGGCGTACGCCTGCCGGCCGAGCGGGACCTGGCCGAGGCGTTGCGGATCAGCCGGACCACCGTCACCGCCGCCTACCGCGAGCTGCGCGACAGCGGGCACCTGGCCAGCCGGCGGGGGGCGGGCAGCTGGACGATGCTGCCGGGCACGCACCGGGTGGCACCCAACGGGCTCTGGACCCCGATCGACGACCGGGAGATGCTCGACCTCGGCGTGGCCGCCCTGGCCGCCCCGCCCGAACTGCTGCCGGCCGCCCGGGCAGCCGCCGAGGACCTGCCCCGCCACCTCGGCGGCGCGGGATACCACCCGATCGGCATCATCGAGTTGCGGGAGGCGGTCGCCCAGGCGTACACCGCCCGTGGCCTGCCCACCTCCCCGGACCAGATCATGGTCACCAACGGCACCCAGCACGCACTGGACCTGGTGCTGCGGTTGGGGCTCGCGCCGGGCGGCAGCGTCCTGGTCGAGTCGCCCAGCTACCCCAACGCGCTCGCCGCGCTGGCCGCCCGGCGGGCCCGGATCACCACCCACGGCCTGGCCGCCGACCCCAGCGGGTGGGATGCCGACCTGCTGCTCGGTTCCCTCCGACAGGTACGCCCACGGCTGGCGTACCTGATCCCCGACTTTCAGAACCCGACAGGTCACCTGATGCCGGCGGCGCTGCGGGAACGGCTGGTGGCCACCGCGCACGCGGTCGGCACCGACCTGGTGATCGACGAATCGTTCGTGGACCTGCCGTTGGACGGCACCGAGCTGCCGCCGCCGACGGCGAGCTTCGACCGGCACTGCCGGGTGGTAAGCATCGGCGGGATGAGCAAGCCGTACTGGGGTGGGCTGCGGATCGGCTGGATCCGTGCCTCCGCGCCGCAGGTGCAGCGGCTGGCGGCGGCGCGGGTCGGGGTGGACATGGCCAGCCCGGTGCTGGACCAGTTGGTCGCGGTGCACCTGCTGGCCGCCGCGCCGGCCATCGTGGCGGCCCGCCGGGCACAGCTCGCGATGCAGCGCGACGCGCTGCTCGGCGCGCTGGCCGAGCGGCTGCCGGAGTGGCGGGTCACCGTGCCGCGCGGTGGGGTGACGCTCTGGGCCGAGCTGGACGGGCCGATCTCCAGCGCGCTGGCGCGGGCGGCCGAGGAGGTCGGCGTACGGCTGGCGCCGGGTCCCCGGTTCGGCCTGGACGGCACCCTGGAACGCTTCCTGCGACTGCCCTTCACCCTGCCCGCCGGCGACCTGGTCGAGGCGGTCGGGCGGATCGCCGCAGTCCGCTACGACCTGGACCGCGCCGGGGTGCCCCGGTGGCGGGAGCCAAGCGTCATCGCCTGA